Within Aricia agestis chromosome Z, ilAriAges1.1, whole genome shotgun sequence, the genomic segment TTATTCAGCGCGCTCGGGAGCCACGTGGCGGGTGTCGTTAAACATTACCGGACATAGATTATCATGCCTTATGTACAGATACTGTACATAAGGCATGATAATCTAATGCTGCTACTGCGCGGCGTTTAAActtatgttaataataaaatgaccTTTATTCCAACCCTATAAAGGGTCTTCTTACATAAGCTCGAAGGTATATTTAACTGTGAACGTATTATACTCTAGAACGTGATGGACTGCGGAAACGCGAGCTTCTTATAGTAGGACATTAGGCTTCAAAGCGGATGTCGTTGTGACTTGTAGATTTGCGAATGGAAGTAAAAGTATTAAGGATAAAAAGatctgtgtaatgtgtatagaatacattatacaatacgTTGATTAGACAGCACCTTTTACAATGCCAGTATTCAGTAATTAGTTCGATACTACCttctatataatttaataatattattgtatctacATTCGTATTTGTAATTTAGAattcatttcattcattcactgcaaaatatttacataccaaaaatatgaacgattacaatattcaGAATTCCGATTTGTAatcattcatattttttggtattacgtaatacgtttgtatgagaattgcgagggcacccggactcttaatgtCCTATTCTCTGAGAGTAAATCCGTAGTTAGGCATAATCGTGCCGAGTCGCACCTCGTGGCGGGCGTTTCGTCGTAAATCGTAATCGTCACTATATTTAACGCGCATGGCTCGACTAAAATACCTAAATAACACCGACTTGTACCAATACGGCGTTCGACGAACCCGCTCAGCTCGCAGGCGTCTGTTTTTTACGAATCATTATGTGCTTTATTGGTATTTGGTACCTCATTCCACTGTGCGTCTGTGCGTCTGTGCACTGTGCACTGGACAATCGGCGATTACAAATCTTTATTTGAATACCAAATATGAAATAACGAACTACAAGCTTCTGgcttaaaaataaagaaaaggaTAGTTCAATTTGGCAGCttcactaagggtgggttgcaccaactaactttaactataactttaactacataatataactacagtgcgaaatgtcaaatctctggttaaGGACGTCATATTTGATTTTAACCATAACCGCTCGTACAGCTACTTAAATcgacattttttcgtgaaaatttactgTGTTgtcataagaaatatttttcctgtcgggTTTTACGGATAATAaaattttttatactctcaatcccgttacctgtagcttgaataaaaaaataaacgcaacagacatctgtcaatttctccggtcaaagttaaagctaaatttagccttaactttaaccacgcctctggtgcaacccacccttactgTTATACTACCAGGCAATCAATAAagagataatataaataagaacCAATTACATAATcatgtatagtttatattatatattttaaagtaaaatattaataattaatataggtacttacttttCGAATTTAGATTGGATGTGAAAATTGTATATAATGATAGTAACAGTTGTCGGCCAACATGTTGGAGTAAATTGAGTCATGTAACGGCCTTGAACCAACATTAATTCGACACAATTGTGTAATTTCTCACAATGTGTTTTTCCGGGATGTTAATTTTCACACTGTGCACTGTCATGAACTCAGGATGCTAGGTATTCGTAgatcaaaacaataatattcatCTAGTAAATGAACTCTGCTGAGAGGTTTAGTAATTAATCAGAATAAACTCTTATAAAATCTGtacactttaataataattatgattacaCAGTACTAGCACCAAACTGTTACTATTAACATCTGCTGCTAACATCTAATGTACCActtttaaagcaaataaataattgattGATAAACGACTCGTTTGTTATAAAAGCTGGTCACCATAGacagtgattactgattacctTACTcgaatacaaattacaaattgtTTACGGTGTTGTGCACAGTATTAAAGTAAAAGCACGCGTTATGTCGTCTAAGCCCTAAAGTTTTAGCAAGCAACGATTGTATCTTATTCTTAATGTTTTCCAATTCCAGATGCGGTAAAACCACAATGTGGGCCCTGGTGGTGCTGGCGGCGGTGGGGGCGGTGGCGGGGGCGCTGCAGCCGCGCTGCGAGGAGATCACCATACCCATGTGCCGCGGCATCGGCTACAACCTCACCTCATACCCCAACGTCATCGACCACGACACGCAGGAGGAGGCAGGACTTGAGGTACGAGGACGCTTTGGACGCTTTGGGGATGGCCGATGGGGAGGATGTGGAACAATACCAACAAATATGTTACTTAATAAATTCTAGTCCATGAACTCAGCTACAAATGCATATTACATCATTGTATGTCGCATTGACCTCGAGGTGTTCTCTGCGTATTTCAGGTGCACCAGTACTGGCCGCTGGTCGAGATCAAGTGCTCGCCGGACCTGAAGTTCTTCCTGTGCTCGGTGTACACGCCCATCTGCATCGAGGACTACGCCAAGCCGCTGCCCGCGTGCCGCAGCGTGTGCGAGCGCGCGCGCGCCGGCTGCGCCCCGCTCATGCAGAAGTACGGGTTCCAGTGGCCGGAGCGCATGGCGTGCGAGCGACTGCCACGCGTCGGCGACCCCGACCAGCTATGCATGGAGGAGACCGACCGGCCGGAGCCCGAGCCGCCGCGCCCAcccccgcgccgccccccgccccgcccctGCAAGGACCCAAAAAACTGCGAGACCGGCCCCGCTGCCGCCGCCGAGGACGAGTGCGCGTGCGCGTGCCGGGCGCCGCTGGTGCCCGTGCGCGCGCCCAACGCCAGCGTGGCCGGCCTACCCGACTGCGCGCTGCCATGCCGCGGCCCCTTCTTCACGGCCGAGGAGAAGGAGTTCGCGGCGGTGTGGGTGGCGCTGTGGGCCGGCCTGTGCGCCGCCAGCACGCTCGCCACGCTCACCACCTTCCTCATCGACTCGCAGCGGTTCAAGTACCCCGAGCGGCCGATCGTGTACCTGTCGGCGTGCTACTTCATGGTGGCGCTGGGCTACCTGGCGCGGCTGGCGGTCGGCCACGAGGCGGTCGCGTGCGACGGCACGCTGCTGCGCACGTCGGCCGACGGCCCTAGCGCCTGCACGCTCGTCTTCGTGCTCGTCTACTTCTTCGGCATGGCGTCGTCCATCTGGTGGGTGGTGCTGTCGTTCGCGTGGTTCCTGGCGGCCGGCCTCAAGTGGGGCAACGAGGCGATCGCCGGCCACGCGCAGTACTACCACCTGGCCGCGTGGCTCGTGCCCGCCGCCAAGACGGTGGCCGTGCTGCTCGCCGGCGCCGTCGACGGCGACCCGGTGGCCGGCATCTGCTCCGTCGGCAACTCCTCCCCCGAGAACCTGCGCAAGTTCGTGCTCGCGCCGCTCGTCGTGTACTTCGCGCTCGGCGCCACGTTCCTGATGGCCGGCTTCGTGTCGCTGTTCCGCATCCGCTCTGTCATCAAGCGGCAGGGCGGCGTCGGCGCCGGCTCCAAGGCGGACAAGCTCGAGAAGCTGATGATCCGCATCGGCGTGTTCAGCGTGTTGTACGCGCTGCCGGCGGGCGTGGTGATCGGCTGCCTGGCGTACGAGGCGAGCGGGCGCGAGCGCTGGCTGCGGCGCGTGGCGTGCGGCGCGGCGTGCGGCCCGCGCCCGCTCTACTCGGCGCTCATGCTCAAATACTTCATGGCGCTGGCGGTGGGCATCACGTCGGGCGTTTGGATCTGGTCGGGCAAGACGCTGGAGTCGTGGCGGCGCGTATGGCGCGGCCCGCGCGCGCCCCCGCCCGCGCACCGTGCGCTCGTCAAGGGGGCGGTGTGACGGGGCCCCGCggcgccccccgcgccgccgccccccgccgccgcccccgcgccgCTCGCCCCGCCGCCGCCATCCGCGCCGTCGGCCCGCTCGGCGCTAACGGCGCAGCCGCTGTCGGACTACGGGCCGGTATAGTCGGCGCGCCGCTCGACCAGCGCGAGGACGTTCCCGTGCGCCGGCCGGGCCGCGCCGCCCGCGGGCCGTCGCTTCCGACGCGAGAACTGATCAGTGAACCGAACCGATTGTGCGAGGTGAAGTGCGCCCGCGCCGTCTAGTCGTAGAAACCGGCGCGGGCGGTATATACGTAACTAGTGTAAGGACCGTGTCGCAGGAGCGCGACCGGACGTCTGCGCGCCCGGGGCCGGCGGACTGCGAGTGAGGCGACCACGAAGTCGGCGCCGCCGCCGGCCCGACATTGTTGTGTCGGCTCGAACGTAGCCGCACACGTACGAAGTTATACGTATACGTAGCATGTTAGTGAGTCGCGAGCGCGAGCTCCGCACGACAGGGACGACCTAGATCGCATGttacaaattaattataatgttattgtgTATTTAAATTACCTCGTGACTGTATcggaataaaactttttttactacATCAAATTTTGTAAAGGATACTTCGACTGTCTTCTCGAGCGGCTTCTGTTACAAACTTTTTCAATCGCTGACATCTAGCAGTGgtaattaaaacttaattatgAATTCGAATCTAGGCAATTCAAGAAGACAGTTCTATATCCTCGGCTAGCAACAACTTTTGAGGTTTGTTAATTAAATAGAGTAAGAACGACACAAATACTGTATTGTTAGTAAGACTGCCTGCTCCTGTGCCCAGCCTCATACAGTGCCGACATCTTGGGATGATAATACAATGTAAATAGTACTGCTTTATCTTGCCTCCCTGTCATTCCAACGACAGTATTGGCGGTTCCGCAAGCGAAATTTCTACCGCACTGTACCTGCTTTATCGACCGGTCGTGCATAATCTGTGCCATAGAGATGGAATATCTACTATTTAAAAGTCACGGTTGGTCGGTAAAACAGTCTACAGCAAATCACACCAAGCCTGAAATAATATAAGAGCAGGAATAATTGCATGGTAAAGATAATAATTGACAGAGTCCAGTGTAAACTGCTGTGAAGATTGAAAGTGAGTTTCAGTAGAGTGCACCGAAGCATTAACCTGTAACACTGCCATCTATTGTTGTAATATAGAACTAATTTAATGTCACCTGACCCAGGTGGGTACTTATAAATATGTTGTATAGTAGATCGTCATGTTCTTAATTTCATATCGATTTTAATGATAGCGTCCGTCAAAGAGTTtatgttataattaatatttatatacgaAAATAGTCTGCAACATTCGAGTATTTGATCATAGTTACAGCAATCGTGGTAGCAGTAGTCCAAACCACAGGAAGAGTCACAATATTTCACAGACGAAATTTGCTTGAAATTTGTTACTGGACTAATATTTTGGACTACAGTAGCGCTAGctcggcgaccagcggaaaagcgaaagtatggacaaactgtggaaataaacctaaggtgcgtTCCGAtattttttcgttccgaaaaattcaattaaaatgccactttatgacacactatagtatatgtcataatgtaggatattatttgaatttttagaactatagtctgtcataaagtggctttttaattgaattattaggaactaaaaaagatcggaacggcaccttaactttatctccacagtttgtgactatagtctgtcataaagtggcattttaattgaatttttcggaacgaaaaaataTCGGAAtagc encodes:
- the LOC121738934 gene encoding frizzled-2, with translation MWALVVLAAVGAVAGALQPRCEEITIPMCRGIGYNLTSYPNVIDHDTQEEAGLEVHQYWPLVEIKCSPDLKFFLCSVYTPICIEDYAKPLPACRSVCERARAGCAPLMQKYGFQWPERMACERLPRVGDPDQLCMEETDRPEPEPPRPPPRRPPPRPCKDPKNCETGPAAAAEDECACACRAPLVPVRAPNASVAGLPDCALPCRGPFFTAEEKEFAAVWVALWAGLCAASTLATLTTFLIDSQRFKYPERPIVYLSACYFMVALGYLARLAVGHEAVACDGTLLRTSADGPSACTLVFVLVYFFGMASSIWWVVLSFAWFLAAGLKWGNEAIAGHAQYYHLAAWLVPAAKTVAVLLAGAVDGDPVAGICSVGNSSPENLRKFVLAPLVVYFALGATFLMAGFVSLFRIRSVIKRQGGVGAGSKADKLEKLMIRIGVFSVLYALPAGVVIGCLAYEASGRERWLRRVACGAACGPRPLYSALMLKYFMALAVGITSGVWIWSGKTLESWRRVWRGPRAPPPAHRALVKGAV